One segment of Sulfobacillus thermosulfidooxidans DSM 9293 DNA contains the following:
- a CDS encoding twin-arginine translocation signal domain-containing protein, with the protein MNKLPNEPPVEPEIPEEQQWSRRQFLVGSAALGVAGAVTLFGRQALVDAARGLFGSPVSSGTVHLYAYDYYYIPNYMTWRVGDQMDIIFQNQSHTHWHEWTMGRHVNEAYFQAFGNLSADAWAVDFWDGVHVTLSDPYNIDNFVPNKAIVTYDGPKALFNIQTGGDFSPTLKPGGSIHISFTVPNKPGIWDYGCFVQQYIHYRTGMRGKVMILPA; encoded by the coding sequence GTGAACAAATTACCAAATGAGCCCCCGGTTGAACCGGAAATTCCTGAAGAGCAACAATGGAGTCGCCGCCAGTTCCTCGTCGGCAGTGCCGCCTTAGGGGTGGCGGGCGCAGTGACCCTCTTTGGGCGCCAAGCGCTCGTGGATGCCGCGCGCGGTCTCTTTGGATCGCCGGTGAGTTCCGGGACGGTCCACCTCTACGCGTACGACTACTATTACATCCCCAATTACATGACCTGGCGCGTTGGCGACCAGATGGACATTATCTTCCAAAATCAAAGTCACACCCACTGGCATGAATGGACCATGGGCCGCCATGTGAATGAGGCCTATTTCCAAGCCTTTGGCAATCTCTCGGCGGACGCCTGGGCCGTCGACTTTTGGGATGGGGTCCATGTGACCTTGAGTGATCCCTATAACATCGATAACTTTGTGCCCAACAAAGCGATTGTGACCTATGACGGGCCTAAGGCGCTCTTTAACATCCAAACGGGCGGCGACTTTAGCCCGACGTTGAAACCCGGCGGCAGCATCCATATTTCCTTTACCGTGCCCAATAAACCCGGGATTTGGGATTATGGTTGCTTTGTCCAACAGTACATTCACTACCGTACGGGTATGCGCGGGAAAGTCATGATTTTGCCGGCCTGA
- a CDS encoding cytochrome c oxidase subunit II: MGENVLFTILWVVFSVLGEIGDRVLIHHNPMYYIVSNQGELALQAFNFILVVLTPIFVFVVLFLLFTMVRFHTKRGEMPPANRRFAVDNKAFVVMWVGGSIVINLLFFLHPTTSAMEQMFALDEPAANTHDLIVDVTARQWEWIFSYPQYGLTQTVNANGQDLLELPVNKPVEFVLRSYDPYHTYDQYADVIHSFWIPAFGIKEDVIPGETRYEYLTPTKITSFSVNPMVRVQCAEVCGPGHPWMEAPLKVVSQAQFAQWIQYEKSLANGAG, translated from the coding sequence ATGGGAGAGAATGTCTTATTTACGATTTTATGGGTCGTCTTTAGTGTGTTGGGAGAGATTGGGGACCGGGTCCTGATTCATCACAACCCGATGTATTATATTGTCTCCAACCAAGGGGAATTGGCGCTGCAGGCGTTTAATTTCATCTTGGTGGTCCTCACCCCGATTTTTGTCTTTGTCGTCTTGTTCTTGCTTTTTACCATGGTGCGTTTTCACACCAAGCGGGGGGAAATGCCGCCCGCGAACCGCCGGTTCGCGGTGGACAACAAAGCGTTTGTGGTGATGTGGGTCGGGGGCAGTATTGTCATCAACTTGCTCTTTTTCCTCCATCCCACGACCTCCGCGATGGAGCAGATGTTTGCCTTGGATGAACCTGCAGCCAACACCCACGACTTGATTGTCGATGTCACCGCCCGGCAGTGGGAATGGATCTTTAGCTATCCGCAATATGGGCTGACGCAGACGGTCAATGCCAACGGGCAAGACCTGTTGGAACTGCCGGTCAACAAGCCCGTGGAATTTGTCTTGCGCTCGTATGACCCCTATCACACCTACGACCAATATGCCGATGTGATTCACAGTTTCTGGATTCCGGCCTTTGGCATTAAAGAGGATGTGATTCCCGGGGAAACCCGTTATGAGTACCTGACCCCGACCAAGATTACGTCCTTCAGCGTGAATCCGATGGTGCGGGTGCAATGTGCTGAAGTGTGTGGACCGGGTCATCCGTGGATGGAAGCGCCCTTGAAAGTGGTGTCGCAAGCGCAATTCGCGCAGTGGATTCAATACGAAAAATCGTTAGCCAATGGGGCGGGATAA